Within the Rhizobium favelukesii genome, the region TCTTTGCCCGTCCGCTTGGCGCCGTCGTCTTCGGCCATTTCGGCGACAGGATTGGCCGCAAGACGACGCTGGTTGCCGCCCTGCTCACCATGGGTATCTCGACGGTGGTAATCGGCCTTCTGCCCTCCTATGAATCGATCGGCGTCATCGCACCGCTGCTGCTCGCGCTTTGCCGTTTCGGCCAGGGCTTCGGTCTCGGCGGGGAATGGGGTGGCGCCGTGCTGCTCGCGACGGAGAACGCGCCGGAAGGCAAGCGCAGCTGGTATGGCATGTTTCCGCAGCTTGGCGCTCCGGTCGGCCTGTTCCTCTCCTCAGGCATTTTCTGGCTGCTTCTACAGGTCATGTCTCAGGACGCCTTGCTGAGCTGGGGCTGGCGTGTGCCGTTCATCTCTTCCATTCTGCTGATCGTCATCGGTCTCTGGGTCCGCCTCTCGATCACCGAAACGCCGGCCTTCCAGAAGGCGATCGACAAGCAGGAGCGCGTTGCCGTCCCGGTTGCCGAACTTTTCCGCAAGTACAAGCGCAGCCTATTCCTCGGCACCTTCGTGGCGCTCGCCACCTTCGTGCTGTTCTACATCGGCTCGGCTTACCTGCTGTCCTACAACGTCAAGGTCCTGAAGATACCGTTCCTTGACGCGCTCGAAATCCAGATCGTCGGTTCGGTCGCCTTCGGTATCTTCATCCCGATCGTTGGTAAACTCGCCGAGCGGTTCGGACGTCGCGAAATGCTGATCCTCACCACCGTACTGATCGGTATCTTCTCGTTCTTCCTGCCGGGCCTGATGACGGGCGGCGAAGGCAGCATCGTGGTGTTTGCGATCGTCGCCATGGCGCTGATGGGCATGACCTACGGCCTGATCGGCACCGCGCTTGCCGCCCCCTTCCCAACGGCTGTTCGCTACACCGGCTCGTCGATCACCTTCAACCTTGCTGGCATCTTCGGCGCTTCGCTGGCGCCCTATATCGCCACCTGGCTGCAGGCAAACCATGGCATGCAGTATGTCGGTTACTATCTCGGTCTGTCTGCCGTGATCACGCTGATCTGCATCCTGGCCTCCGGCCGCGACGAAGTCTGATCCCGGAAATCCAATTTGAAGGGCCGCGACAGGCAACTGTCGCGGCTTTTTT harbors:
- a CDS encoding MFS transporter, giving the protein MSDAISRVSPIPASSNSAQVNSPARVLIASLVGTTIEFFDFYVYATAAVLVFPTLFFPNSDPTTALLASFATFSIAFFARPLGAVVFGHFGDRIGRKTTLVAALLTMGISTVVIGLLPSYESIGVIAPLLLALCRFGQGFGLGGEWGGAVLLATENAPEGKRSWYGMFPQLGAPVGLFLSSGIFWLLLQVMSQDALLSWGWRVPFISSILLIVIGLWVRLSITETPAFQKAIDKQERVAVPVAELFRKYKRSLFLGTFVALATFVLFYIGSAYLLSYNVKVLKIPFLDALEIQIVGSVAFGIFIPIVGKLAERFGRREMLILTTVLIGIFSFFLPGLMTGGEGSIVVFAIVAMALMGMTYGLIGTALAAPFPTAVRYTGSSITFNLAGIFGASLAPYIATWLQANHGMQYVGYYLGLSAVITLICILASGRDEV